Proteins encoded in a region of the Fibrobacter sp. UWB15 genome:
- the tyrS gene encoding tyrosine--tRNA ligase, which translates to MQFRPVKEQLEILMRGVIDVVPQEELEKKLQKSYDTGVPLRIKMGVDPTAPDVHFGHTVVMRKLRQFQDLGHTVVLIVGDYTAQIGDPSGRNKARPRLTHEQVLENAKEYQEQFFKVVRRDQVEIHYNGEWFSKLPFSKVTELMGQFTVAQMLEREDFHNRYAANTPISLHEFMYPMMQGYDSVAIKSDVELGGTDQKFNVLRGRDLQLFEGMEPQIGLFMPILLGTDGKVKMSKSIGNYVGLNEPADVMYHKIYSLADSIVENWFELLTNIPLAEIKQMMADIAAGKMNPNDAKHRLAIDIVTQYYGAEAAEAAAAKEREIHSGNAIPSDAAECSVAAGTYGALDLLVEIKAFASKGEARRMVQNGGVKIAGEKLADPQSQIEIKGADQLVVQVGKRKFFKVNF; encoded by the coding sequence ATGCAATTCCGTCCTGTAAAAGAACAGCTTGAAATTTTGATGCGCGGCGTTATCGATGTTGTGCCGCAAGAAGAACTCGAAAAGAAACTCCAGAAGTCTTATGATACTGGTGTTCCGCTCCGTATCAAGATGGGTGTGGACCCTACAGCTCCGGACGTGCACTTCGGCCATACGGTCGTGATGCGCAAGCTCCGTCAGTTCCAGGACCTGGGCCATACCGTGGTGCTTATCGTGGGTGACTACACGGCTCAGATTGGTGACCCCAGCGGCCGCAACAAGGCCCGTCCGCGCCTCACTCATGAACAGGTGCTCGAAAACGCGAAGGAATACCAGGAACAGTTCTTCAAGGTCGTCCGCCGCGACCAGGTGGAAATCCACTACAACGGTGAATGGTTCTCCAAGCTCCCGTTCAGCAAGGTGACCGAACTTATGGGTCAGTTTACCGTGGCCCAGATGCTCGAACGTGAAGACTTCCACAACCGCTATGCCGCGAACACGCCGATTAGCCTGCACGAATTCATGTACCCGATGATGCAGGGCTACGATTCCGTAGCTATTAAGAGCGACGTGGAACTGGGCGGCACCGACCAGAAGTTCAACGTGCTTCGCGGTCGCGACTTGCAGCTTTTTGAAGGCATGGAACCGCAGATTGGCCTCTTCATGCCGATTCTCCTCGGTACCGACGGCAAGGTCAAGATGTCTAAGTCCATCGGTAACTACGTGGGCCTCAATGAACCGGCCGACGTGATGTACCACAAGATTTACAGCCTCGCCGACAGCATCGTCGAAAACTGGTTCGAACTTCTCACGAATATTCCGCTTGCAGAAATTAAGCAGATGATGGCAGACATTGCCGCAGGCAAGATGAACCCGAACGATGCCAAGCATCGCCTCGCTATCGACATCGTGACGCAGTATTACGGCGCGGAAGCCGCCGAGGCCGCCGCTGCCAAGGAACGCGAAATCCACAGCGGTAACGCCATCCCGAGCGATGCCGCCGAATGCAGCGTGGCGGCCGGCACCTACGGTGCACTCGACCTGCTTGTGGAAATCAAGGCCTTTGCAAGCAAAGGCGAAGCCCGCCGCATGGTCCAGAACGGCGGCGTGAAGATTGCCGGCGAAAAGCTCGCCGATCCGCAGTCCCAGATCGAAATCAAGGGCGCAGACCAGCTGGTTGTTCAAGTTGGTAAGCGCAAGTTCTTTAAGGTGAATTTCTAG
- a CDS encoding sigma-54-dependent Fis family transcriptional regulator, with translation MPTTQSKIQELELLYKISSILNQTLDFESVAHPILEVVESTMGVEHATLTLYNRHTGEISIEIAEGLSSRQARKGRYKVGEGITGRVVETGKPIIIPSVAKDPDFLDRTGRGKTEDKAFLCVPVIMEHQVIGAFSADVQNPVEDELPEKLRLLEIIAQMLAAAVKLRREAREENELLKAENERLTLELKDRFQPDNIIGRSSEMQRVYAQIDQVSKSPLPALIVGEVGTGKGLVAEAIHYRSDRNMGPFVRVHCASMPESVLDRELFGSVRGALVGVLAETPGRVEQAEGGTLFLDEVGELSPNLQVKLLRLLQNGEVERIGARIPKKVNVRVIAATTKNLQQMVEEGTFREDLYYQLHIFPIYVPPLRNRKTDIVLLADHFVEHYCRIVGKNVRRLARTTINMLMSYPWPGNVRELENGIERAVLVADEDVIYPHHFPTTLQTAETSGTPVNGNLKLMVEAYEKDIICDALKSSKGKVAAAARSLSSTPRILTYKIKQLGIDLAAFTR, from the coding sequence ATGCCCACCACTCAATCCAAAATCCAGGAACTGGAACTGCTCTACAAAATCAGTTCCATTCTGAACCAGACGCTCGATTTTGAGAGCGTCGCGCACCCGATTCTGGAAGTGGTGGAATCGACGATGGGCGTGGAGCATGCGACGCTTACGCTTTACAACCGCCACACGGGCGAAATCTCCATTGAAATTGCCGAGGGCTTGAGCAGCCGCCAGGCGCGCAAGGGCCGTTACAAGGTGGGCGAGGGTATTACCGGCCGCGTCGTGGAAACCGGCAAGCCGATTATCATTCCCTCGGTTGCGAAGGATCCGGACTTCCTCGACCGCACGGGGCGCGGCAAGACGGAGGACAAGGCCTTCCTTTGCGTGCCGGTCATCATGGAGCACCAGGTGATTGGCGCCTTCAGTGCTGACGTGCAGAATCCGGTAGAAGACGAACTTCCCGAAAAGTTGCGTCTGCTGGAAATCATCGCGCAGATGCTTGCGGCGGCAGTGAAGCTTCGCCGCGAAGCCCGCGAAGAAAATGAACTCCTGAAGGCCGAAAACGAGCGCCTGACTTTGGAACTCAAGGACCGTTTCCAGCCCGACAACATCATCGGCCGTTCCAGTGAAATGCAGCGCGTGTACGCGCAGATTGACCAGGTTTCAAAGAGCCCCCTACCCGCGCTCATCGTGGGCGAGGTGGGTACGGGCAAGGGGCTCGTGGCTGAGGCTATCCATTACCGTTCCGACCGCAACATGGGCCCGTTCGTCCGCGTCCATTGCGCCTCCATGCCGGAATCGGTATTGGACCGCGAACTTTTTGGCAGCGTGCGTGGCGCCCTCGTGGGTGTGCTTGCAGAGACGCCTGGCCGCGTAGAACAGGCCGAAGGCGGCACGCTGTTCCTCGACGAAGTGGGCGAGCTTTCGCCAAACCTTCAGGTAAAGCTATTGCGCCTGTTGCAGAACGGCGAGGTGGAACGCATTGGCGCCCGCATCCCTAAGAAGGTGAACGTGCGCGTGATTGCGGCCACCACCAAGAACTTGCAGCAGATGGTCGAAGAAGGAACCTTCCGTGAAGACCTCTATTACCAGCTGCACATCTTCCCGATTTACGTGCCGCCGCTCAGGAACCGCAAGACAGACATCGTGCTCCTGGCGGACCACTTTGTGGAACATTACTGCCGCATCGTAGGCAAGAACGTGCGCCGACTTGCGCGCACGACCATCAACATGCTCATGAGTTACCCGTGGCCCGGAAATGTGCGCGAACTGGAAAACGGAATCGAGCGCGCCGTCCTTGTGGCCGACGAAGACGTCATCTATCCGCACCATTTCCCAACAACGCTGCAGACCGCCGAAACCAGCGGCACTCCTGTGAACGGCAACCTGAAACTCATGGTGGAGGCCTACGAGAAAGACATCATCTGCGATGCCCTCAAGAGCAGCAAGGGAAAAGTCGCCGCCGCGGCTCGCAGCCTTTCCTCCACACCTCGTATTCTTACATACAAAATAAAGCAGCTAGGCATCGACCTAGCTGCATTTACCCGATAA
- a CDS encoding 1-phosphofructokinase family hexose kinase — translation MSQEVLILGLNPAWQRLFYLDKFTPGEVHRIERVEEYGSGKGINCALVLRLLGGSPLMMHFLGSEHGSRIFDEISAYGIQQAPVWIKEPTRICTTIVSGGDSTELIEPSPDLTEYENEDFIQTLNDYWSSTQSVALCGTFPRGFNIEQLNALDFAGKKIYVDAIEGIDTWLEKGVELLKINMQEYCKLLTRLGLPIVLSSPQFWKMTATAVLERLPIKALVVTDEDAPVRAFRLVEKKFQGVQIQPPQIQVNNRIGAGDSFFAGWLYADGMGMDFEHCLIKATAVATARCEVDRPCNLKLERVAEVEVMLADAVEKLE, via the coding sequence ATGTCCCAAGAAGTCCTCATACTAGGTTTGAATCCCGCGTGGCAGCGCTTGTTCTATCTGGACAAGTTTACGCCCGGCGAGGTTCACCGCATTGAGCGCGTCGAAGAATACGGTTCCGGCAAGGGAATCAACTGCGCCCTTGTGCTCCGCCTTTTGGGCGGTTCCCCTCTGATGATGCACTTCTTGGGCTCCGAACACGGCTCTCGCATCTTCGACGAAATTTCCGCCTATGGTATCCAGCAGGCTCCCGTTTGGATCAAGGAACCGACGCGCATTTGCACGACAATCGTATCTGGCGGTGATTCTACGGAACTCATCGAACCCTCGCCAGACCTCACGGAATACGAGAACGAAGACTTTATCCAGACCTTGAATGACTACTGGAGTTCAACCCAGAGTGTGGCTCTTTGCGGCACGTTCCCGCGGGGCTTTAACATCGAGCAGTTGAACGCGCTCGACTTTGCCGGTAAAAAGATTTATGTCGATGCCATCGAAGGGATCGATACGTGGCTCGAAAAGGGTGTCGAGCTTTTGAAAATCAACATGCAGGAATACTGCAAGCTGCTTACGCGCCTTGGTCTTCCCATAGTCTTGTCAAGCCCGCAGTTCTGGAAAATGACTGCCACGGCGGTCCTTGAACGCCTGCCGATCAAGGCGCTTGTCGTCACTGACGAAGACGCTCCGGTTCGCGCCTTCCGCCTTGTCGAAAAGAAGTTCCAGGGCGTGCAGATTCAGCCTCCCCAGATTCAGGTGAACAACCGTATCGGTGCAGGGGATTCCTTCTTTGCTGGCTGGCTCTATGCCGACGGCATGGGCATGGATTTTGAACATTGCCTGATCAAGGCGACTGCGGTTGCAACGGCCCGCTGCGAAGTCGATCGTCCTTGTAATCTCAAACTTGAACGCGTTGCCGAAGTCGAGGTGATGCTTGCCGATGCGGTAGAAAAACTGGAGTAA
- a CDS encoding SPOR domain-containing protein, giving the protein MKKSILSLSAIALTSSLLVACNEDEELVPKMDQAKPTAEAPADQPAGQATEQAAEQPKADEPELVPIQSLSGNADSKEAAVEEPAKKAAPAVAGSVQPLSKGEYVIQVSIQSSKRAANGIVSKLAENGIKAYVAEVENPGELEGTYYRIRVGYFESSANAQEYGKQVLTPLNYAWWVDKSKNDDVGNPGGDEYYSNNSYSNSNTYNEPAAAPEPEPAPAPAPEPEPAPAPAPAPEPEPAPAPEPAPAPDPEPAPAPAPAPEPAPAPAPEPAPAPAPEPAPAPAAPAADNFDDWE; this is encoded by the coding sequence ATGAAAAAATCAATCTTGTCTCTGAGCGCCATTGCCCTCACAAGCTCTTTGCTTGTCGCCTGCAATGAAGATGAAGAACTCGTCCCGAAGATGGATCAGGCCAAACCCACCGCAGAGGCTCCTGCCGACCAGCCGGCCGGCCAGGCAACTGAACAGGCTGCCGAACAGCCGAAGGCCGACGAACCGGAACTCGTGCCCATCCAGTCCCTTTCCGGAAACGCCGATTCTAAAGAGGCGGCCGTTGAAGAACCCGCCAAGAAAGCAGCTCCCGCAGTCGCAGGCAGCGTCCAGCCCCTTTCCAAAGGCGAATACGTAATCCAGGTTAGCATCCAGTCTTCCAAGAGAGCTGCCAACGGCATCGTGAGCAAGCTCGCCGAAAACGGAATCAAGGCCTACGTCGCCGAAGTGGAAAACCCGGGCGAACTCGAAGGTACCTACTACCGCATTCGCGTGGGCTATTTTGAATCTAGCGCAAACGCCCAGGAATACGGCAAGCAAGTCCTCACCCCGCTCAACTATGCTTGGTGGGTCGACAAGAGCAAGAACGACGACGTGGGCAACCCCGGTGGCGACGAATACTATTCCAACAATTCTTACTCTAATTCTAACACTTATAACGAACCGGCTGCAGCACCCGAGCCCGAACCGGCACCTGCTCCGGCACCCGAACCGGAACCTGCACCGGCCCCTGCTCCGGCACCTGAACCGGAACCTGCACCCGCACCCGAGCCCGCTCCGGCACCTGATCCTGAACCCGCACCGGCACCTGCTCCAGCACCTGAACCTGCACCCGCTCCAGCACCTGAACCTGCACCCGCTCCCGCACCCGAACCGGCACCTGCACCCGCAGCTCCAGCCGCAGACAACTTCGACGACTGGGAATAA
- a CDS encoding FKBP-type peptidyl-prolyl cis-trans isomerase: MPKLKIFLVLLMCSACFAIPFKVETVREGSGDPIRAGQLIRVHYKSYVYLDSAKILAEKARLADSLRIADSLRLANDFNSDQIAGMTKVDTTKLVKDKSKKKKSKNKKETPAAVDTVAAVVDPSAAPKTFVDSIAPLPSDTRFRMFSESYANGEPLEFTLGMGLVIAGWEKGLLEMKPGEVRKLYVPYQMGYGENSLEGVPEYSDLFFIVELVSADPPMEPDVFPKNVEGLKWREAAKGLKVYDEKIGNGKPAVVGSVLKTHYTGWLLSGRKFGSSKDIGKPLQVVMGAGKMIKGWEVGLEGMREGGVRWFRVSPAMGYGATAYSMIPSNSTLIFRVELVSSEVDDAVIANMDFFPDTTTLAFENGPEGLRYAIIKQGEGEPAQKGNVAKVHYTGWLTNGYKFDSSRDRGQVFGFTLGAGRVIRGWELGVQGMLPGEKRILVVPPGLGYGARGAGPIPGGSTLIFAVEYLGE, translated from the coding sequence ATGCCGAAATTGAAGATTTTTCTTGTATTGCTGATGTGTAGCGCCTGTTTTGCCATTCCCTTCAAGGTTGAAACGGTTAGGGAAGGCTCTGGAGACCCGATTCGGGCAGGTCAGCTTATCAGGGTGCACTACAAAAGCTATGTGTATTTAGACAGCGCAAAAATCTTGGCCGAAAAGGCTCGTCTCGCCGATTCCTTGCGCATCGCCGATTCTCTTCGTCTTGCAAATGACTTTAATTCCGATCAGATTGCGGGAATGACAAAAGTTGACACGACGAAATTAGTGAAAGACAAGTCCAAGAAGAAAAAGTCCAAGAACAAGAAAGAAACTCCGGCCGCAGTAGATACGGTAGCTGCAGTTGTAGATCCTTCGGCTGCTCCCAAAACCTTTGTGGATTCTATCGCACCTCTTCCGTCCGATACCCGTTTCAGGATGTTCTCGGAATCTTATGCCAATGGCGAACCGCTTGAATTCACGCTTGGCATGGGCCTTGTCATTGCGGGCTGGGAAAAGGGCTTGCTGGAAATGAAACCGGGCGAAGTCCGCAAGCTTTACGTGCCTTACCAGATGGGCTATGGCGAAAATTCACTGGAAGGAGTTCCTGAATATTCCGACTTGTTCTTTATCGTAGAACTCGTCAGCGCCGATCCACCCATGGAACCCGACGTGTTTCCCAAGAATGTGGAAGGACTTAAGTGGCGTGAAGCTGCAAAGGGTCTTAAGGTTTATGACGAAAAGATTGGTAACGGAAAGCCTGCCGTGGTGGGCTCCGTGCTCAAGACTCATTACACCGGCTGGCTTCTTTCGGGCCGCAAGTTCGGTTCTTCTAAGGATATCGGTAAGCCTCTCCAAGTGGTGATGGGTGCCGGCAAGATGATCAAGGGCTGGGAAGTTGGCCTTGAAGGAATGCGTGAAGGTGGTGTTCGATGGTTCCGCGTGTCTCCGGCCATGGGTTACGGTGCAACGGCTTACTCTATGATTCCTTCGAATTCGACTTTGATCTTCCGCGTGGAACTCGTTTCTTCCGAAGTAGACGACGCGGTCATCGCGAACATGGACTTCTTCCCCGACACCACGACGCTTGCGTTTGAAAACGGTCCCGAAGGTCTCCGCTATGCAATCATCAAGCAGGGCGAAGGCGAACCCGCACAAAAGGGCAACGTGGCCAAGGTGCATTACACCGGCTGGCTTACCAACGGTTACAAGTTCGACAGCTCCCGTGACCGCGGCCAGGTCTTTGGCTTTACTCTGGGGGCTGGTCGCGTGATTCGCGGCTGGGAACTCGGCGTGCAGGGCATGCTCCCCGGCGAAAAGAGAATTTTGGTGGTTCCGCCCGGACTCGGTTACGGTGCTCGCGGAGCAGGACCTATCCCTGGCGGTTCAACTCTGATCTTTGCAGTTGAATATCTCGGAGAGTAA
- a CDS encoding outer membrane beta-barrel protein gives MKKLLILITAAVTFSFAESAPHTHDGFFLSIAMGFGYQNIDFVTNDYDDNTTNLSGTATDIDVKIGGRIANNLLLHMTLAGTTPTDSYSDDGDEYKTNMSLLGIGATYYFMYNFLATATLGISQFRFGDDIPTFDATVKTNNDRFSQSGFGFQLGLGKEWWVSDNWGIGATAALLYGFAYNLEDARDGSLSISARLTATWN, from the coding sequence TTGAAAAAACTACTTATTCTTATCACAGCAGCCGTTACGTTCAGTTTTGCCGAATCTGCTCCGCACACCCATGACGGATTCTTTTTAAGTATAGCAATGGGTTTTGGCTACCAGAACATTGACTTTGTGACCAACGACTATGATGACAACACCACAAACCTTAGCGGAACAGCCACGGATATTGATGTAAAAATTGGCGGAAGAATTGCAAACAACCTGCTTTTGCACATGACATTGGCCGGAACGACCCCAACCGATAGCTACTCCGATGATGGTGATGAATACAAGACAAACATGTCTCTCCTCGGTATCGGAGCCACCTACTACTTTATGTACAACTTCCTGGCCACTGCGACTTTGGGTATCAGCCAATTTAGATTCGGTGACGACATTCCAACATTTGACGCAACCGTCAAAACAAACAATGACAGATTCTCCCAAAGTGGATTCGGATTCCAGCTGGGTCTCGGCAAGGAGTGGTGGGTTAGCGACAACTGGGGAATCGGAGCAACAGCAGCCCTACTATACGGATTCGCCTACAATCTAGAGGACGCAAGAGATGGGTCCTTGTCGATTTCGGCAAGACTCACCGCCACCTGGAACTAA
- a CDS encoding glucokinase — MEIKWLNPDAKFDRLVLAGDIGGTNTNLGLVGYKDGKFTLILETDCPSKDIDGLDAPIRETLKIAAENRSDLKPSHICISAAGPVANNKCVMTNLPWSVDGDALTSATGIPTLVINDFMAISYGIPTLDVDDPAQIHKLVHTDGSTPAPQATTKAVIGPGTGMGVGFLAFDGQKYIPACSEGGHSTFAPFDKDSQEFHDYMEKKIGMVPGVEPLVSGMGLRNMYEWWKETRGVPDNEAFKKIEETEPNDRPKYISRASDTDPVAAEMMRLFVKMLARFASDAATLFLPLGGFYLAGGTVQKDLRWLERDNLFMKYFEKNYNPNIRPLLNKIPVYVIKDYSISLYGAANASLNLQK, encoded by the coding sequence ATGGAAATCAAATGGCTTAATCCCGATGCAAAATTTGACCGCCTTGTCTTGGCAGGCGATATTGGTGGCACTAACACGAACCTTGGCTTGGTCGGCTATAAAGATGGTAAGTTTACACTGATTCTCGAAACCGATTGCCCGTCCAAGGATATTGACGGCCTGGACGCTCCTATTCGCGAAACACTCAAAATTGCCGCAGAAAATCGTAGCGACCTCAAGCCCTCTCACATTTGCATCAGCGCTGCAGGCCCCGTGGCGAACAACAAGTGCGTCATGACGAACCTCCCCTGGAGTGTCGATGGCGATGCCTTGACTTCTGCAACAGGAATCCCGACGCTTGTCATCAATGACTTCATGGCCATCAGCTACGGCATTCCGACTCTCGATGTCGATGACCCAGCCCAGATTCATAAGCTTGTGCATACCGACGGCAGCACCCCTGCTCCGCAGGCGACGACCAAGGCCGTGATTGGTCCGGGTACCGGTATGGGCGTGGGCTTCCTCGCTTTCGATGGCCAAAAGTACATTCCGGCTTGCTCCGAAGGTGGCCATTCTACGTTTGCCCCGTTTGACAAGGATTCTCAGGAATTCCACGACTACATGGAAAAGAAGATTGGCATGGTGCCGGGTGTTGAACCGCTCGTTTCGGGCATGGGTCTTCGCAACATGTATGAATGGTGGAAGGAAACTCGTGGCGTTCCCGATAACGAAGCCTTCAAGAAGATTGAAGAAACCGAACCGAACGATCGCCCCAAGTACATCAGCCGCGCCAGCGATACCGATCCGGTCGCTGCCGAAATGATGCGCCTGTTCGTGAAGATGCTTGCCCGTTTTGCAAGCGATGCCGCAACGCTCTTCCTCCCGCTCGGCGGTTTCTACCTCGCTGGCGGTACCGTGCAGAAGGACCTTCGCTGGCTCGAACGCGATAACCTGTTCATGAAATATTTCGAAAAGAACTACAACCCGAACATCCGTCCGCTCCTGAACAAGATTCCGGTGTATGTGATTAAGGATTACAGTATCAGCCTTTATGGAGCTGCAAACGCAAGCCTCAACTTGCAGAAGTAA
- the rpsU gene encoding 30S ribosomal protein S21 translates to MIGVIVKSNEPFERALKRFTKSCEKNGIISDVKKRQRFEKPSEEKKRIETAARRKRLKEIADQNRKRLY, encoded by the coding sequence GTGATCGGCGTAATTGTTAAGTCCAACGAACCTTTTGAACGCGCTCTCAAGCGTTTCACCAAGTCCTGCGAAAAGAACGGCATCATTTCCGATGTCAAGAAGCGTCAGCGCTTCGAAAAGCCTTCTGAAGAAAAGAAGCGCATCGAAACTGCTGCTCGTCGCAAGCGCTTGAAGGAAATCGCTGACCAGAACCGTAAGCGTCTCTACTAG
- a CDS encoding GatB/YqeY domain-containing protein — protein MSSALLTKIKDDIKAAMKAHDAETLGTLRTLHSDIKNEAMKSGATPAQIEETITDEMCVDVLAKSVKQKQEAIDILKKGGFMDKVPAEEACIALYRKYMPAEMTEDEVKVLIAEIKAATGAASPKDMGKIMKELSPKVKGRFDAKRASALVQEALK, from the coding sequence ATGAGCAGTGCATTGCTGACAAAGATTAAGGACGATATCAAGGCCGCCATGAAGGCGCACGACGCCGAAACTCTCGGAACGCTCCGTACCCTCCATTCCGACATCAAGAACGAAGCCATGAAGTCTGGCGCCACTCCGGCCCAGATCGAAGAGACGATCACCGACGAAATGTGCGTCGATGTTCTTGCAAAGAGCGTCAAGCAGAAGCAGGAAGCCATTGATATCCTCAAGAAGGGCGGTTTCATGGACAAGGTCCCGGCCGAAGAAGCCTGCATCGCGCTCTACCGCAAGTACATGCCGGCCGAAATGACCGAAGACGAAGTCAAGGTCCTCATCGCCGAAATCAAGGCTGCTACCGGAGCCGCAAGCCCCAAGGACATGGGCAAGATCATGAAGGAACTCTCCCCGAAGGTCAAGGGCCGTTTCGATGCCAAGCGCGCCAGCGCTCTCGTGCAGGAAGCCTTGAAGTGA
- a CDS encoding futalosine hydrolase, whose translation MLFPDKNNLFAFATPMEFASCFPEYADTADSISSDKLIELSENRGYACVLGMGILSFSTNLTYLISTAKQQGIHFTAVYILGVCGAYPGRGINILDVVRVDSESVGDMGYQEKDCSFFPFPSAVRATAAEHAPAHLQKLKSVVGLTVNCCTGTEELALLRSKMFNADIENMEGAAGIAACMAHKIPVFEIRAVCNMASTRDRASWKFNEALAALRKCVMCGE comes from the coding sequence GTGCTCTTTCCCGACAAGAATAATTTGTTCGCGTTTGCAACGCCAATGGAATTTGCTTCTTGTTTTCCGGAATACGCCGATACCGCCGATAGCATATCTTCAGATAAATTAATTGAACTCTCGGAAAACCGGGGCTACGCCTGCGTTCTCGGGATGGGAATCCTTAGTTTCTCGACGAATCTAACGTACCTGATCAGTACTGCCAAACAGCAGGGAATTCATTTTACAGCGGTGTATATTCTCGGCGTCTGTGGCGCCTATCCCGGTCGCGGAATCAACATCCTTGACGTCGTCCGTGTCGATTCCGAAAGCGTGGGGGATATGGGCTACCAAGAAAAGGACTGTTCCTTTTTCCCGTTCCCAAGTGCAGTTCGCGCTACTGCCGCAGAACACGCTCCTGCGCATTTGCAAAAACTAAAATCAGTCGTGGGCCTTACGGTGAATTGCTGCACGGGCACAGAAGAACTAGCTCTTTTGCGCTCCAAGATGTTCAACGCCGATATCGAAAATATGGAAGGGGCTGCCGGAATTGCGGCCTGTATGGCCCATAAAATCCCTGTTTTCGAAATCCGTGCCGTATGCAATATGGCTTCAACCCGTGACCGCGCTTCTTGGAAATTCAACGAAGCTCTCGCCGCCCTAAGAAAATGTGTAATGTGTGGTGAGTAG